One stretch of Caldinitratiruptor microaerophilus DNA includes these proteins:
- the gcvT gene encoding glycine cleavage system aminomethyltransferase GcvT, which yields MAEELRRTPLYDAHVRLGARMVPFAGWEMPVQYTGIVEEHRAVRTAAGLFDVSHMGEFEFTGPGAREAVDRLVTNNVSRLTDGKALYSPMCYPDGTVVDDVLVYRLGPEHFWMVVNAANTDKDFAWVTENTRDIRGLAVRNISGEVAQLALQGPRAQAILQPLAEADLGAIEYYAAAYGVKVAGLRTLVLSRTGYTGEDGFEIYVPAADAATLWHALLEAGRPHGLLPAGLGARDTLRLEASMPLYGHEIDHTTTPLEAGLGSFVKLKKGEFIGREALARQKEEGLRRKLVCFEMLDRGGIPRQGYEIARDGEVVGRVTSGTQSPTLGKPIGMGYVPAHLGAEGTEFDVLIRGRALRARVVPRPFYRRTGPAAHPTA from the coding sequence TTGGCAGAGGAGTTGCGCCGCACGCCCCTGTATGACGCCCACGTCCGGCTCGGCGCCCGGATGGTCCCCTTCGCAGGGTGGGAGATGCCAGTCCAGTACACGGGCATCGTGGAGGAGCACCGGGCGGTACGGACAGCGGCCGGTCTGTTCGACGTGTCCCACATGGGCGAGTTCGAGTTCACCGGGCCCGGGGCCCGGGAGGCCGTCGACCGGCTGGTGACGAACAACGTCTCGCGCCTCACCGACGGGAAGGCCCTGTACAGTCCGATGTGTTACCCCGACGGCACCGTCGTCGACGACGTGCTGGTCTACCGGCTCGGGCCGGAGCACTTCTGGATGGTCGTGAACGCGGCGAACACGGACAAGGACTTCGCCTGGGTCACCGAGAACACCCGGGACATCCGGGGGCTCGCGGTGCGCAACATCTCGGGCGAGGTCGCCCAGCTGGCCCTGCAGGGCCCGCGGGCTCAGGCCATCCTCCAGCCCCTCGCCGAGGCGGACCTGGGGGCCATCGAGTACTACGCGGCGGCGTACGGGGTGAAGGTCGCCGGCCTCCGGACGCTGGTCCTGAGCCGGACGGGGTACACGGGCGAGGACGGCTTCGAGATCTACGTCCCCGCCGCCGACGCCGCGACCCTCTGGCACGCGCTCCTGGAGGCCGGCCGGCCCCACGGGCTGCTGCCCGCGGGCCTCGGCGCCCGGGACACGCTGCGGTTGGAAGCGTCGATGCCGCTCTACGGCCACGAGATCGACCACACCACCACCCCGCTCGAGGCCGGCCTCGGCTCCTTCGTCAAGCTGAAGAAGGGGGAGTTCATCGGCCGTGAGGCGCTGGCCCGCCAGAAGGAGGAGGGCCTGCGCCGCAAGCTCGTGTGCTTCGAGATGCTGGACCGCGGCGGGATTCCCCGGCAGGGCTACGAGATCGCCCGGGACGGCGAGGTGGTGGGACGTGTGACCTCGGGCACGCAGTCGCCGACCCTCGGCAAGCCGATCGGCATGGGCTACGTCCCCGCCCACCTCGGCGCCGAGGGTACCGAGTTCGACGTCCTGATCCGTGGCCGGGCCCTGCGCGCCCGGGTGGTTCCCCG